A region from the Candidatus Polarisedimenticolia bacterium genome encodes:
- a CDS encoding polysaccharide deacetylase family protein: MDFFAPGARNQLTPSTPPDSSPRARDSYNDPLRVCAPEPAADPATTPRALDMLDARGARSTFFCIGRRVEAHRELAAEIARRGHRVENHSHRHRNAFWFLPPAMLRDEIERAQEAIAAATGHAPRLFRAPAGIRSPLLEPALARAGLDLAAWTRRGFDTVTGDAGRVLARLVRGLAPGDILLLHDGSSARADSGGAVLLEALPRLLDAVAAAGLNPVPLEPPTAGEGINEG; encoded by the coding sequence ATGGACTTCTTCGCGCCGGGCGCCAGGAACCAGCTGACCCCATCGACCCCGCCAGATAGTTCCCCGCGCGCACGCGACTCCTACAACGACCCGCTGCGCGTCTGCGCCCCAGAACCAGCCGCAGATCCGGCGACCACCCCCCGGGCTCTCGACATGCTCGACGCCCGCGGGGCGCGCTCGACGTTCTTCTGCATCGGGCGGCGCGTGGAGGCGCACCGCGAACTGGCCGCGGAGATCGCGCGGCGCGGCCATCGCGTGGAGAACCACTCCCACCGGCATCGCAACGCCTTCTGGTTTCTCCCGCCGGCGATGCTGCGCGACGAGATCGAGCGCGCCCAGGAGGCGATCGCCGCGGCAACCGGGCACGCGCCGCGCCTGTTCCGTGCGCCCGCGGGGATCAGGAGCCCCCTGCTCGAACCGGCGCTCGCGCGGGCGGGGCTCGATCTGGCGGCCTGGACTCGGCGTGGCTTCGACACGGTGACCGGCGACGCCGGCCGGGTCCTGGCGCGACTCGTACGCGGGCTCGCCCCCGGCGACATCCTCCTCCTGCATGACGGTTCGAGCGCGCGAGCAGACTCGGGGGGCGCGGTGCTGCTGGAAGCATTGCCCCGCCTGCTCGACGCGGTCGCGGCGGCAGGGTTGAATCCCGTGCCCCTGGAGCCACCGACGGCGGGTGAGGGAATCAATGAGGGATGA
- a CDS encoding ABC transporter ATP-binding protein yields MSAPPAPRRPIEPESAPPIFEASGLRKAYRLGATTIEALRGVDLVVERGEFVVVAGPSGCGKTTLFNLLGALDGPDSGIVRFEGSDLGRMTPGEKTLFLRRKVGFVFQSFNLVPVLTAYENVEYPLWIDGLRGTERRRRTEDVLASVGLAARMRQRPDQLSGGERQRVTLARGRVHEPRVILADEPTANLDSKTGAEIVDLLARTNAERGTTFVIATHDPAIVERSPRTVRLRSP; encoded by the coding sequence ATGTCAGCCCCCCCCGCGCCCCGCCGCCCAATCGAGCCCGAGTCGGCTCCGCCGATCTTCGAGGCATCGGGGCTTCGCAAGGCATACCGGCTGGGCGCCACCACGATCGAGGCTCTCCGCGGCGTCGACCTCGTCGTCGAGAGGGGCGAGTTCGTGGTGGTCGCCGGGCCCTCGGGGTGCGGGAAGACGACGCTCTTCAACCTGCTCGGCGCACTCGACGGGCCGGACTCCGGGATCGTGCGTTTCGAAGGGAGCGACCTGGGCCGGATGACGCCCGGCGAGAAGACGCTGTTCCTGAGGCGCAAGGTCGGATTCGTTTTCCAGTCGTTCAACCTCGTCCCGGTGCTCACCGCCTACGAGAACGTCGAGTACCCGTTGTGGATCGACGGCCTGCGCGGGACCGAACGTCGGCGACGGACCGAGGATGTGCTCGCCTCCGTCGGTCTCGCCGCCCGCATGCGCCAGAGGCCCGACCAGCTCTCGGGCGGGGAGCGCCAGCGGGTCACGCTCGCGCGCGGGCGCGTTCACGAGCCGCGCGTGATCCTCGCCGACGAACCCACGGCGAACCTCGATTCGAAGACGGGAGCGGAGATCGTCGACCTGCTGGCCCGGACGAACGCCGAGCGGGGCACGACCTTTGTCATCGCCACCCACGATCCGGCCATCGTCGAGAGGTCGCCACGCACGGTCCGTCTCCGCTCACCTTGA